A section of the Macadamia integrifolia cultivar HAES 741 chromosome 9, SCU_Mint_v3, whole genome shotgun sequence genome encodes:
- the LOC122088833 gene encoding transcription factor ILI3-like has product MSTRGSRASRITEDEIKDLIRKLQAVIPEPHKTGTIRGASASKILNETCNYIKSLHREVEDLSERLSALMSSIDTSSAEGELMKSLLVQTMRRSER; this is encoded by the exons ATGTCTACCAGAGGATCAAGAGCTTCAAGAATCACAGAAGATGAAATTAAGGATCTAATCCGAAAGTTACAAGCTGTGATACCAGAGCCTCATAAGACGGGCACAATCAGAGGA GCATCAGCTTCGAAGATTCTGAACGAGACATGCAACTACATAAAGAGCCTGCACAGAGAGGTGGAGGACCTTAGCGAGAGATTGTCAGCGTTGATGTCCTCTATAGATACCAGCAGTGCTGAGGGAGAACTTATGAAAAGTCTACTTGTTCAAACAATGAGAAGATCCGAGAGGTAG
- the LOC122088664 gene encoding uncharacterized protein LOC122088664, whose amino-acid sequence MADTETSQKRPREDTQVEEEEIMEETKRPRPYYHQILSILEAEEEEPLQDDLSSLITTLQQELSSSSQPETTTIPLEAGPINPPSSGSSEPGSLSSSASSSPLHFKDYEEEEEEKAGTSSSNIIRHLLEASDDELGIPQTQIRLQGTEDDLDDEVIHGSGGGIHFGGISDGEGESGISLFGVHGDGLWDFEDVTANYYTLLQSELFL is encoded by the coding sequence ATGGCAGACACAGAAACATCACAGAAACGCCCAAGAGAAGACACacaagtagaagaagaggagattATGGAAGAAACAAAACGCCCAAGACCCTACTACCATCAGATACTCTCTATTCTGGAAGCTGAGGAAGAAGAGCCTCTCCAGGATGATCTCTCTTCTCTAATCACAACCCTCCAGCAAGaactctcctcctcttcccAACCCGAAACCACTACTATTCCCTTGGAGGCTGGCCCCATCAATCCTCCATCAAGCGGAAGCAGTGAACCCGGCTCCTTGTCCTCGTCGGCGTCTTCGTCTCCACTGCATTTCAAAGACTacgaggaggaggaagaagagaaggccGGGACGAGTAGTAGCAATATTATAAGACATCTTCTTGAAGCATCGGACGATGAGCTTGGGATTCCACAGACCCAGATCAGATTGCAGGGTACCGAGGACGATCTAGATGACGAGGTCATCCATGGTAGTGGAGGAGGAATACACTTTGGTGGGATTAGTGATGGTGAAGGAGAAAGTGGGATCTCCTTATTTGGAGTTCATGGTGATGGCTTGTGGGATTTCGAAGATGTAACTGCTAACTACTATACGCTTTTGCAATCGGAGCTCTTCCTGTAG